From Microbulbifer sp. THAF38, the proteins below share one genomic window:
- a CDS encoding tetratricopeptide repeat protein → MSIFKAAFRLLLLNYSANQSFVTRIPYAFFIASVLLMSSCQRASEETLACLKLAEHPANPDKPAGVTGIPYYSINLDSATKACDHALKIDPNNSQVRLAKARTELAKGNVEKGKQLLEELSLDGNPFTIWLLAQLYLSNENEHDKGFDLVKSLSLKGFGEASFTLYTIYLNGLGARGPDHEKAKLYLKKAAADKSIFAEFELFKHYSDDNSELFKRDTVKAKKWLEKSVSRDWAPALTSLGNMYATGSDDYKQDKYKAFKLHVKAAKMWSPESQYYVAMEYFNGGVVDINTRMGKDWLIKAAYSGHVEAEIQLAKIYEKDHDFDLAEKMFATAAKNGSNEAEYHLYRIKSDPLNPLPFEFEEGLNWLKKSAESNFALAQYELGKHYTLSHYWNFEEARKWLLMAFSHRENLAPIKASILRDTLKRLSYFDENRNFNFEKALNDSNFRSDYEYGDDKYLRNFIDDLKTYRESCDRVTGVEFSELATGYASPWGESSPLLNIRIIAIKSSCLYQWRDTRKISEGTVVVMYAYDDRGVECKALASPNQFQNIVKEMRDCNVELSI, encoded by the coding sequence ATGTCAATTTTTAAGGCCGCATTTCGTCTGTTGCTTTTGAATTATTCGGCTAACCAATCTTTCGTAACCAGAATACCATATGCTTTTTTCATTGCATCTGTATTGCTCATGTCCTCATGCCAGCGAGCTTCTGAAGAAACTTTAGCTTGTTTGAAGTTGGCGGAACACCCGGCCAATCCAGACAAGCCTGCAGGCGTAACTGGGATTCCCTATTACAGCATAAACCTTGATTCTGCCACTAAGGCTTGCGACCACGCATTAAAAATTGATCCAAATAATTCGCAGGTGCGACTCGCCAAAGCTAGGACTGAGCTTGCAAAAGGAAATGTTGAGAAAGGCAAACAATTACTAGAAGAGTTATCGCTAGATGGAAATCCATTCACAATATGGCTATTGGCTCAACTTTATCTTTCCAATGAAAATGAACATGATAAAGGTTTTGACTTAGTAAAATCTCTTTCTTTGAAAGGTTTTGGCGAGGCCAGCTTCACACTTTATACAATCTATCTTAATGGATTAGGTGCGCGTGGGCCCGATCATGAAAAAGCAAAATTATATTTGAAAAAAGCTGCTGCAGATAAAAGCATATTTGCTGAATTTGAATTATTTAAACACTACTCTGACGACAATTCCGAGCTGTTTAAGAGAGATACAGTCAAGGCAAAGAAATGGCTCGAAAAGTCAGTATCTCGCGATTGGGCGCCTGCACTTACGTCATTAGGAAATATGTATGCAACTGGAAGTGATGATTATAAGCAGGATAAATATAAGGCTTTTAAATTGCACGTTAAAGCGGCCAAAATGTGGTCTCCAGAATCGCAGTATTATGTTGCCATGGAATATTTTAATGGCGGGGTAGTAGATATTAATACTCGCATGGGGAAAGACTGGCTTATTAAAGCAGCATATTCAGGCCATGTAGAGGCCGAGATTCAATTGGCCAAAATATATGAAAAAGATCATGACTTTGATCTTGCTGAAAAGATGTTTGCAACAGCGGCAAAAAATGGAAGTAACGAGGCAGAATATCATCTGTATAGGATTAAGTCAGATCCTTTAAATCCTTTGCCATTTGAGTTTGAAGAGGGGTTGAACTGGTTAAAAAAGTCGGCTGAATCAAACTTTGCACTTGCTCAATATGAACTTGGCAAACATTATACTTTGAGCCATTACTGGAATTTCGAGGAGGCCCGAAAATGGTTATTAATGGCTTTTTCTCATAGAGAAAATTTGGCACCTATTAAAGCAAGTATTCTACGAGACACATTGAAACGGTTATCCTATTTTGATGAAAATAGGAATTTTAATTTCGAGAAAGCACTGAATGACAGCAATTTTAGAAGTGATTATGAGTATGGAGATGATAAATACCTGAGAAACTTTATTGATGACTTGAAAACTTATCGCGAAAGTTGCGATAGAGTGACAGGCGTTGAATTTTCTGAACTTGCGACAGGTTACGCTAGTCCTTGGGGGGAATCCTCACCATTACTTAACATAAGGATTATAGCCATAAAGAGCTCCTGCTTATATCAGTGGCGAGATACCAGAAAAATTAGTGAAGGGACAGTTGTAGTTATGTATGCATACGATGACAGGGGGGTTGAATGCAAAGCGTTGGCCAGCCCTAATCAATTTCAAAACATAGTCAAAGAGATGCGCGACTGCAACGTTGAATTAAGCATCTAA